GGAATGGCAATGGGAGCCAGTTCAAGCTGGATATGGGGCTTCTGAGTTTCGTGCCCTACGACCGCGAGATGTTCCGAGAGGCCGAAAAAAGAAGGAAACCATATAGCATCGCTTTTCCCGACCGGCCGGCATCAAAATGTATCCGCCACATCGCCAGTGAGCTGCTGAAGCCGCCGTCTCTACGCGAAGCCATCCCTGCCGGCGGATTGAAACCGCGCTCCGCCACACAAAAACAGGAAGTTCCCTCGAACAACAATCACTCGCCGAAGAAGAGTTTCCAGCGGTTCGTCGAGATTCTTAAGATGAGATTCTAGGACTCCGCGGAAACCTCGCAAAGGTCCTTCCTTCGCAAGGGCCTTCGATGCTCTGCTCATCAATTTTGCGGCATGACATTTCCCTTATTTTTCCTGAGCCGACTCTTTGATATAATGGCGAAAATGCCGACCGGGGCCCGGAACGCGTGCGGCGGCAGATCTTTATGCCCAGAGGATTCCCTTGTCTGAACCGCTTCCACATCTTGACTCTCCGCCTGTCCAAGAAAATGCGCATTCCTGGCATCTCTTTCAAATCCATCTGGCCGTACCGCTGTTTGGGCTGGCGGGAGTATTCGGCAAGATAATTCTCTTGCCGCCCCCTTTAATTGTTTTCGGGAGGGTGCTCTTTGCGGCTGTTGCGCTTGCGGGGATCATTCCACTCTTCAGGTTGAACTACAGAGTGCGATCGAGCCGCGATACATTGTTTCTGCTGTTGCTGGGCATGCTCCTGGCCGTGCATTGGATTGCTTTTTTCCAATCGATAAAGGTGTACACGGTTGCGATTGCGTTGCTCTCGTACTCCACATTTCCGATTTTCGCCTCCCTCATCGAGCCTTTCTTCTTTCATGAAAGAATCAGCATCCGGGAAATCGGTCTTGCCTGTCTCGCATGTGTGGGAACAGCCGTCATCATCCCTTCTTTGAACATCGAGCACGACATCACCCGCGGAGTACTTTGGGGGATTCTTTCTGGCCTGACATTCGCCGTGTTGTCCATTCTAAACCGGCGATACGTCAGGAACTATTCAGGATTGACTATCGCATTATATGAGGAACTCGGGGCCGCAATGGTCCTGTCACCGCTTGTGTTCCTTATCGATTTTCGGCTCCGGGTGCAAGACGTTGCGCTGCTAATTATCCTTGGAATCGTTTCGACTGCGGTCGCTCATTCTTTGTTCATAGGCGGAATGAGGCGGGTACGAGCGCGCACAGCCGGTCTGGTGGCGGCGTTGGAGCCGGTATATGGAATCCTGTTCGCGTTGGTGGTGCTCGGAGAAAGGCCCTCGCTCAGAACACTCGGTGGAGGTATGCTGATTCTCGGGGCGGCGGTGCTTGCGACAATCTCATCCAGCCATATGCCGGCACCCGACTCGTAAGTTGGCGAAATCTGGCTTATGGTCCCCTCGCGTGGATGGCGGCCGGAAAATTCTACTTCAGCAGATCCCTTCCATAGCCAAGGATATTGCGGGCGACAATCAGCATGTTGATCTGGCCGGTTCCCTCGAAGATATCGTTGATCTTGCAGTCGCGCATCCACTTCTCCAGCAGGTATTCCCGCGAATAGCCGAGCGGTCCCATCAGTTCGACCGCCTTCTGGCAAATATGGGTGACGGCCAGGCCCGCTTTCGCTTTCGCCATCGAGGCCTGCAGGCTGTTGCGCTCCTTGCGGTCGAGCATCCAGCATGCACGCCAGGTGAGCAGACGCGCTGCCTTCAGGTTTGCTTCCATGCTGTGAATGTCCTTCTCGACGGCGTTCATTTTATAAGGCGAAATACCATACCGCACTTCGATCCCCTGCTCCGCCAGCTTTTCCTTGACGAATTCGAGGGCGGCACGCCCGATTCCGATTGCGCCGGCGGCGATGCCCGGCCGTGTCGCGTCGAACGTGGCCATCACGCCCTTGAACCCTTTGGTGGTCCCCTTCTGCTGCACTTCGGGACTGCCGAGAATGTTATCAAGCGGGATGCGGCAATCTTCGAAGATAACGGTAGCCGTATCCGACGCGCGAATGCCCAGTTTATGCTCAAGCTTTGTGACAGTCATGCCGGGCGTCCCTTTTTCGACCACAAAACTTTTTATGCCTGCGCGGCCGGCCGCCTTGTCAATGGTGGCCCAGACTACCACAAATCCATCGCTTTCCTCACATGCCATTTTGCCGCTGGTAACAAAGATTTTCTCACCATTGAGGATCCAGGAATCGCCGTCGCGAGTAGCGGTGCAGGTGATTGCGGCCGTATCAGATCCGGCATTGGCCTCGGTAATCGCCATCGCGCCCCATTTGGGCGGACCTTCGGTGAAGCGCTGGAAGAAGCGCCGCTTTTGAGAAGGAGTGCCAACGGCATTGATTGCTGCTCCGCCGAGCCGGGGGCCGGGATTGCACAGGTTGATACCGGCGTCTCCCCAAGCGCGTTCCTCTGCAAGAATGGCAGTCAGGATCATCGGCTGTCCGCCGGCGCGCAAGAAACTTCTTTTCCGAGCGTCTTTTTGCTGCTCCTCGGACTGATCGAGCAGCGCGAGCTGATCGGCCGCCTCTTTTTTCACATCTTCCCATATCACGGAAATGTAGTCCCATGGCTTCTCGTGCTCGCGTTCATCATATTCGCGGGCGATCGGACGCATGTGCTTCAGAGCCATCTGATGCGTTTCTTTTTGCGCTGCGACTATCTGTTCCGGCAGTTCAAAATCGATCATCGGGGCGCCTCCTCGCAGAATAACATATGTGCGGGATAGGGATGCTGCGCGTATTATATCCTGTTGCAAAGGTGGATTCAAGGTTCCCTTCGGAATCTGAGGATGTCCAAGCCATTGTAGCGGTCGATGATATATATCAGGCCGCCTTCATCCACAAAGACGTCATTTGTCTGCGGAAATTTCGATGGGCTCACCGGCTTGGGAACATAATGCCCGGCCTCTTTCGGGTGGTACGGATCAGATATGTCAATAATGCGCAATCCGCCGGAGAACCAGGCAGAGTAAACCAGGTTATCTTCGCCGATCTTCTCGTGCGGTTGATGAGCGCCGAACCGCTTGCCTTTTTGGCCGTCGCAGCGGCTGTACTTGCCGCCTTCGGGCAAGGTGAACTGAGACACGATCGAAGGATTCCGCTCGTCCGTGATATCGACCATCCACATCGAGGCCGGAGGGTCTTCGCACTCATCGCTGATATCCTCATCAAAAATAATGAGCCACCTCTTCCCCGAAATCTCATGGGCCACGGGCACTGCGGTATGTATCGGCGATTTGTGGTTCGGGTTCAGGTATGTTACGGTTTTTGGATTGGCCATGCTCTCGATATCCACAATGGCAAACCCTCCAAACCACAGCGGCACGTACAGGCGGTCGTCCAGCCGGTTCGGGTGATGCACATGAAAATTATTGCGGCGCCAAGAGGGTTTTTCGCCGCCGGCCGTATACTGACCTGAGAGCCACCATCGCCCAGCTTCGGTCGGGTGCGCCGGATCGCTCAGATCGAGCACCATGACTATATTTCCGCGGTACCCATCGGCGGTCGCGCTGATGTAGGCCAGCTTTCTTTCGCAGTCAAATTCGAAACGATGCACCCCTGCCGGCGCATTCTGCAGATTCACGCCGCTAACTTCAAAAAATGCAAGTTCGCGCGGCGCGGTGAGATCGGACACATCGAATACACCCAGCCCCACTTTCTCGGGTTTGCGAAAAAGCGTATCGAAAACGTAACCGGCCATTGATTCCGAATACTGCTCGAAATTGATTATCAAGATATTTCCGCATGCCCGAGCCTTGTGCGAATGCGTGCGCGAACGCGCTTCGATCCGAGACAATATCTCCGGCCGCACCGGATCCGAAACGTCCAGAATGCTGGTGGCATATGGGGGCTCCATGTGCCCGATGTATGCAATTCCGTTGTGGACATCGACCATGCCCCCGCCCTCAATATCAAGGTGACCGACAAGCTCCACATTCCTTGATTCCGCGCGGCCGGGGGAACCGGCCCGAGCCGAACTGCTTGGTTGAAACCCGCTCAGAAACAGAACAAAGACCAGGAGAACGATCTTGCCGTTCCGCATAATGACTCTCCTTTCAGGAAGTTGCGGTTATTATACTGATCCGCCTGCGGCATTTCCAGACATCCGGATTATTTGGACGGGTTGTGGAACATTTCATGGATGTTCGTTGAGCGACACTCGTCCCAAGAGGCCGCTATGCCTCCTGCGCAACTTGTTTATTTTTAATCGAAACCTTTTCCTCTGCTCTTTACAAAACGTCTTAGAAGGGCTATATTTGTTCTGAATCGTTTCTATCAGATCAGAATCTGGCTGGCCAACAAACGTTCAGCGAAAACAGTTCGACAGTACAAAAAGGGAGAATGTTATGAAACGAAAGACGGTAGGACTACTTATTGTATTCTTTTGTCTGCTTACGGCTGCAGGATGCGCGACAACACCGGCGGAAGCTCCTGGTTTCGCCATGATGCAGCCCGTGCCGCCGCCGGCGCTGGGATATACGGTGATCGTCGACAACCTGCTGGTGGTCGCCGATATTTCCCGTTCGATGAAGGAAGATGCCAAGATAGAGATTGAAAGGGGTGTTCTCTCCTCGTTCAATTCCGGAATACCGCAGGGCCTGGACTCGGCCGGAATGCGCACGTTCGGCAAGAGCACGTATGACGATACGATTCTCGTTCAGCCGATCCAATCCTATGACCGCACCGCAATGGCGAGCCTGATTGATGATCTCAAAGCCGGGTGCGGGAATACGCCGCTCGCCTGGGCGCTGACGAAGGCTCAGGGCGATCTGGAAGACACGCAAGGCAACATAGCGGTCCTTGTTGTCAGCGACGGCGAAAACGTTAGCCGCGATCCGATCGAGCCGGTGCTGGAACTCAAGGAAATGTACCGCGACCGGCTGTGCATTCATACGATCCATGTCGGCGAGTCCGAGGAAGGCAGAAGGATAATGCAGTCGGTCGCAGAGCATAGCGGCTGCGGGATGGCTGTGATCGCCGATCGGCTTCAATCCGAAGCGGGAATGAGAGACTTTATTACCCAAATTTTCTATGAGAGGACCGACAGGGACAGTGACGGCGACGGCGTGCTCGATGCCGCCGACCGATGCCCGAACACTCCGCCGAACGTAAAAGTAGATGGAAGAGGATGTCCGCTGGACAGCGATAAAGACGGCGTTCCCGATTATCTCGATAAATGTCCCGGTACGCCTGCAGGTGTGAAGGTGGATGAAAACGGTTGTCCGCCGGACAGCGACGGCGACGGTGTGCCGGACTACCTGGATCGATGCCCGAATACGCCGAAGGGCGCCACGGTCGATTCGGTCGGATGCTGGAGCATCCAGGGCATCAATTTCGAATACAACAAATTCGACATCCAGCCTCAGTACTTTGATGTACTCGACCAGAACGTGCAGGTTCTCAAGAATAACCCGAGCATGCGGGTGGAGATCAAAGGGCATACCGACAGCATCGGCTCGATGGGATACAATCAGACCCTGTCGGAGCGAAGGGCCGAGGCGGTCAGAGATTATTTCGTTTCCAAGGGAGTCGATCCCTCGCGGATGTCTACCCGCGGCCTGGGCGAAACGCAGCCGATAGCCACCAACGAAACTCCTGAAGGACGCGCTGAAAACAGAAGAATTGAAATCGAAATTCTGTCTCGATAGGAGAGACTTTTTCTCTCCTATTTTCTCCACTGTTGGGCCGGCTCCCGTCGAGCCGGCCCTCTTTTTTACGGCAGGATATGCAAGATCTTCAATGAACGGGAAGCCCGGCTCGAGTAAATTTCTTGATCTCGATCGAAGCATCTGACAGCAGCGGGAATCACTTCCAAGCTCTTCTTTCGCTATAGAAAGCGGCGATAAATGCCCGTTGTCTGACCCCGAGTATGTTCCAGTTGCTCTAATCATCCCGAATGGTATATACTGCGGCAGCTTTCTTCATCTTCCTTCTTTACTGGGAGAATGCACATGGGCCAGACAATTGCCGAAAAAATTTTTTCTACGAAGGTCGGGCGACAGGTTTCGGCGGGCGAATATGTTGTGGCGCCAGTCGATTGTGCGATGCTGCATGAAGGTTTCGCGATGAGTTGGCTCCAGCTCATGGGGGCGGGCGTCAGTGAGATTTGGGATCCGCGCAAAGTGGTGGTTCTGTTCGATCATTACGTTCCGGCGCCGACCGAACGACTGGCCACCGCCCATATGATGATCAGAAATGCCGTCAAGGACGCCGGGATTCAAGCGTTTTATGGTGAGCGGGAGGGCATCTGCCACCAAGTCATGATGGAGCAAGGCCATGTTCGCCCGGGCGACCTTATTGTCGGCACCGATTCTCATACCTGCACGTATGGCGCTCTCGCGGCTGCCGGAACCGGCCTGGGCACGACGGAGATGGCGTACGTGCTCGCTCGCGGCGAGTTATGGTTTCTGGTTCCCGAGACCGTGCGACTTCGGCTGGAAGGGGAGCTTCCGCGCGCAGTATTTGCGAAAGACGCCATTTTAAGCATTGCCGGCACGTTCGGGACCGAGGTGGCGCAGTATAAAGCGATCGAATTCGTGGGTTCCGGCGCGGCCTCAATCGACATTGAAGGGCGCATGACGATCAGCAACATGGCGGTTGAAATAGGGGCCAAATTCGGCTTTTTCGATGCTGATGATAAAACATTGTCTTTTCTTTCCGGGCGAGTCGAGGGCGCTGGCAAGCTTTCGGCCGATGCCGATGCGAAATATGCTGCAACGCACGAAATCGATCTGGCCGAACTTGAGCCGCAGGTAGCGTGCCCGCATGCTGTGGATAATGTCAAGCCGGTGGCCAAATTGAAGGGCCTGCCGATCCAGCAGGCGATTTTGGGTTCGTGCACGAACGGTCGCTACAGCGATTTGAAGACGGCCGCGCGGATACTGGAAGGAAAGACGATTCCCCCTTCCGTTCGTCTTTATGTATATCCGGCCTCGCGCCAAGTGTACCTGCAGGCGGTGATGGAGGGTGTGGTCGAGATATTTTTGAAGGCAGGGGCGATCAT
The DNA window shown above is from Candidatus Abyssobacteria bacterium SURF_5 and carries:
- a CDS encoding 3-isopropylmalate dehydratase large subunit, with the protein product MGQTIAEKIFSTKVGRQVSAGEYVVAPVDCAMLHEGFAMSWLQLMGAGVSEIWDPRKVVVLFDHYVPAPTERLATAHMMIRNAVKDAGIQAFYGEREGICHQVMMEQGHVRPGDLIVGTDSHTCTYGALAAAGTGLGTTEMAYVLARGELWFLVPETVRLRLEGELPRAVFAKDAILSIAGTFGTEVAQYKAIEFVGSGAASIDIEGRMTISNMAVEIGAKFGFFDADDKTLSFLSGRVEGAGKLSADADAKYAATHEIDLAELEPQVACPHAVDNVKPVAKLKGLPIQQAILGSCTNGRYSDLKTAARILEGKTIPPSVRLYVYPASRQVYLQAVMEGVVEIFLKAGAIMCNPSCGPCFGAHTGLLAPGEVCVSSTNRNFKGRMGSAEAEVYLASPATVAASAVRGEIADPREE
- a CDS encoding EamA family transporter is translated as MSEPLPHLDSPPVQENAHSWHLFQIHLAVPLFGLAGVFGKIILLPPPLIVFGRVLFAAVALAGIIPLFRLNYRVRSSRDTLFLLLLGMLLAVHWIAFFQSIKVYTVAIALLSYSTFPIFASLIEPFFFHERISIREIGLACLACVGTAVIIPSLNIEHDITRGVLWGILSGLTFAVLSILNRRYVRNYSGLTIALYEELGAAMVLSPLVFLIDFRLRVQDVALLIILGIVSTAVAHSLFIGGMRRVRARTAGLVAALEPVYGILFALVVLGERPSLRTLGGGMLILGAAVLATISSSHMPAPDS
- a CDS encoding acyl-CoA dehydrogenase, which translates into the protein MIDFELPEQIVAAQKETHQMALKHMRPIAREYDEREHEKPWDYISVIWEDVKKEAADQLALLDQSEEQQKDARKRSFLRAGGQPMILTAILAEERAWGDAGINLCNPGPRLGGAAINAVGTPSQKRRFFQRFTEGPPKWGAMAITEANAGSDTAAITCTATRDGDSWILNGEKIFVTSGKMACEESDGFVVVWATIDKAAGRAGIKSFVVEKGTPGMTVTKLEHKLGIRASDTATVIFEDCRIPLDNILGSPEVQQKGTTKGFKGVMATFDATRPGIAAGAIGIGRAALEFVKEKLAEQGIEVRYGISPYKMNAVEKDIHSMEANLKAARLLTWRACWMLDRKERNSLQASMAKAKAGLAVTHICQKAVELMGPLGYSREYLLEKWMRDCKINDIFEGTGQINMLIVARNILGYGRDLLK